The genomic segment GATAAGACATTTATTGAATTAGATATACAATTTTCGTATTTAACAACTTGTATACGATTTATTAGGAATGAGTTAAACCAAGGAAGTAATAGATCAGTAAACCCATATAGTTTtagtttgtaaattaataaagaatGCCTTTTCAAAATCCGTATAAATTACGTCTATTTGAGCTTTATCTacaaattaatctaaaattagtatccttgtattttgtgtttgatgaaaaaaatgattagttataataattgcaacaaaatttataattacaattaaattaaatttatacttcAGAACtcacattttgtattatttaaaacattaaattgcaatggtttttaatttcattgaacTACggtgagttatttttttttaaattttcatcaaaattatttatacattaaaaaaaaaaacaattattattttatatcaatcatATCTTTTTTGTTGTGTAAACCACGatgatatattgtattcacgataaatataataaattccatagTGTGGGTgtgttgtatttaatatagatatagttaTCACTTCGACGAGATCGcagatgaaattatttatttagttcgaATACCCCTTATTTAGTTTCTGCAAAACTTCTGTGTAACATTCAACCTATTTGAAAGATAAATTGTGATCAGCCAAACaagattaaacatttataacgaAATATGCGAAGTGTGATAACCTACTATACAAGTTAGATAATATAAAGCATTAAAGCTGACtggagaaataattaataactttaatacatttattcacatATATCTACGAGATTAAGATGGCTCAAAACTAACTacacttttttcatataaaatttaaaaatgtttgctaCCTATCTAGTACAgcatttattaaagaaaaagtcAGAGGCCGTGGCCCACCCGACCACCCGTGCGTTGCCTACTATATAAAAAGTCGAGAGACGCTATAGACTTGGAAGTAATcggtattaagaaaaaaatatgagataggtacattaaatatattttttccgaCATTGGAGCACGATAAATCGATTACGTACGTGACAACAGAGAGGATGTCGCTTTAACGGTAGGTAGGGAATATTATCGATGTGGGGCAATTAATTTCCATCAGACGGTCATTATATTGGCATGAACAGTTACAATATTGactagaaatacatttttaagacttgaaaattataatcgATACACTGCGCAGGCGCTCAGCAACAGTGCTCAATAGATGTTTCAGAGTCGTGAACacaaacaacatattttacTCGCCATAGCTGTGATAGTTTGATCGAAAAAAGAGTTCGACTTCTCAATTCTCATACAAAAATTGTAAGTATTTGCACATTACTCTTACAGTAAGTTATTAATCTAGTGCAcggatttttatgaatttccataCATTTTATTCTCGTTGACCGTATGCTAACATGGCAATGGAATTTGTTCTCATGTTCAATATGACGATTTTTACAGTACATAATTTGAGTATTTCGacatttaatcaattatttttattttacaaatttgtttGCGGATTTCATTCTTTTATACAgattttggtgttttttttagacacttgaaattattacctactattgttatatggaaaaatataacatattttcagttttgatcaataatacattatgtatacaaataatacaaataatacaaataataaaaatatatttgagaatTCGTTTTTTTACAGATTAAAACTAGGTACCAACAAAACACAAGCTCACCGTCAACACACATCCCCACTGAATGCCGAAGTTACGAGAACGAGAGGAATTATTGTTGAATTCGTCAATGACTTCTTCTATAttgatatttctttttttcaatttgtaatgTACCAAGATAACTTAGTCGTTCTTGACCCATTGTTGTCCTCAGATAAGTTTTAAGTCTTTTTAGACATGAAAATGATCTTCCACAGTTGGCAGTTGTAGTGGGTATAGTAAGAAATATacgaattatttatgttaaaatcggaaattcattttgaaaatcatcattcttaataaattctattttctTTACCATAATACTAGTTGTTTCTATGTTGGAGTACTTCAACTTAAACATTCTATTATAAACTTCAATTTCAGTATTCAGATGTTTTAAATCAAAGTTGTAGGtgttacaaacaatatttaatgctTCGTGTGGTGGATtatcattgaatattatttcttttaatccatattttaatatatctagctgttttttttgaaaatgttgttgcATTTctctaatattatgatatctaaAACTGGATAGCAAATTTCAATACgataataatcttttaaattcAAAGTTTGAGGCCCCTTTTTCCCACCACCTAGCTTATATTATGGAACATTTTTTCGGACGCGGAGTGGCTGAGGTTGTTACTTGTCAGTTACTAATTGCTATCACTATTCAAAACTCACTATCGTATTACGATAACACAACAATGAAGAACGTGCAATAATACTGCAACTATGATTTCtagattataacaattattttaattcagtgGTATCAACCGTTGATATGCTACCGTGAgctagtattagtattatttaattttatatagtattaaatacggTGAATGGTGGGAAGGGGGGTATTACgatcttgaatattttttggtgTTGCAAGTGCGACACCGCTCAAATACTAGTGAGCTATGTAGTGTAATGATGTGTGAGGTGTGTatgcgtgtatgtgtgtgtgtatgtgtgtgtgtgtgtgtgtgtgtgtgtgtgtgtgtgtgtgtgtgtgtgtgtgtgtgtgtgtgtgtgtgtgtgtgtgtgtgtgtgtgtgtgtgtgtgtgtgtgtgtgtgtgtgtgtgtgtgtgtgtgtgtgtgtgtaaaattaaactaatactaatgaataataacacagtttctattaaataataagtagtatTGCTACTAAacgatagtttataaaatatgtacggcaacactataatataataatatattgtgtatgtaataaacaaatttcCCTGTGTTGCTGGtaacaatatacaaaaaataatactaataaattgtaaCTCACAGCAACACGGTAATatggtaacaatattattgactcACGTTTAGTTCGACCaatgtatagttatttaattgtattaaaatgcatgtttttcagacagtaactataattattatttatatattataatttgaaatatcgaaatatttaaatctaatgaataataatataatatgatattatgatattatgcaattatattatgatgagaaTATTTTCATATGATAAGAATATGTTATGGTTCCAATAATTGGTGGAAATGTCTTttcacaaaaatcaattttcggTGGTTACGGGAATCGTactttttttacgtttttgccGGAAAAAGACTACGTGTAAATCAGGGAACTGGTATTTTGGCGGCAACCGCATttgaaagaatttttaaaatcggTACCTAAAATAACCAATAGTTAGTTTTtcttcataataggtatataaagaataaaattataaaaatgtttaaattattgagaaaaCAACTAAATTATGAAACACACATATTTAAATGCCATGATTCCAAAGTCGTAACTCATTTCAAATCGGATAACAATCtctattaacattaataatgacGTGTTAATTAAATTCTGAATTCATTATATTGTCATAATGAAAAACGGTGACGAattgatatgattttattaaatatttagtaataaattataatataagtaactattattgtaaaatcaatgcataaATTTGGTAAAATCTATGTTAGCAATCGTGTAGCCATAGTTGTCAGTTGGTGTTTGTGTCGTATGGGGAAAGTATCCGTGACCCGTGATATGGAACTGCCcatttattttgtgattattgatttttgacatttttatatttttatcagacaTCCGTGGTTAGCTCTCTGTTGTCtaaaaatttatagaaaaatttggCTTGGTGAAATGGCGTCTTCACATGGAACACATACGCCCAAAGACACTCAAATCATTGTGTCGATTATGAAAGATTTAGGTATCGTTGATACGAACCGCAAGTTTTAAACCATCTCTTGAGTTTAACCacagtaattattaatacagtgaaataaatatgttgtttttcactgttataaatattgtttgttttattcgTTAGGGTACACAACGCTACTGTTGGACGACGCTaagacattttcaaactttGCGAAAAAGAAGAATGTTGATGCAGACGATGTGAAAATTGCAATACAATTGGCACAAGACGGAATATTTTGTCGACCTCCTCCGCGCGATGTAAGATAATTTTGGCTAAAATCAATCGCACTATCAATTGCcgtaatcaatttttaaattttattaggtatgtaggtatattagatTTTAACATTGTGCAACAAAAGATGTTGAATGATGACAAAAGAATTGACCATTATTTACAAAGATGAATTTGTAACTTAATTCGatgttaaaatgtacaaatgtatattagtacctaataattactaCTAAAGATAAGACCTAAGAgtttatacctattgttttaatttttagatgttAATGACAGCAAGTCGTGAAGTAAACAAAATACCATTACCTCCAGTAAGGCCTGCTAGTGGACTGCGAATTCCTCAGGATCGTTCAACTTTCTTACAAACAAACTACAGGCTTAAGAACGATTTGGTAATAGTTCAATAGTATATCCTAAAATATTcctttattaattgtgtatctATTCTATAAGTTTTTCAATCTTATTCATTAGTAATTTGCTATTagactatataattaattactaagctacaattttttttacatcaccTAATTAAGTTAACTGGCAAAAAGCGTTGTTCTAAGTTCTAACACAATTTTGATAAGTGTTTTTATTAGGAcatcagttattaattttagattgcaGGTTAATAGTAAACATTTGTAAAAcccttagatcataatatagaaTGAACTTTAGTCTTTTTCTGCGTCTAACATAATCCCCTCTTTGTAAGTCATTTTAAAGTCATTGTTGGCGCAATAATGCGTTGCTCCTTGAAATTGAATGGGCGGTGAGTGGTTATGTTGGAACCAGCTCAGTATATAAGCAATACACACATAGCTCCATCCATTGTATATTATCTAAGGTAatacgattaataaattataatagtaggtatttataatcaatggtcatACTAATAGACCTGCTTTTTGTACACTATGAGCAAAATTGCTTAATATTctgttaaattgaatttaaattaaatgaaatattctttatacttaaattaatatttttaatgtttttatgtatagtaTTCTGAAGGAAACATGCGTAAAGACACTAAAACAACAGCTGCAGAAATGTTGGAGGCATCTAGAAAACTACAAACTGAAGACAATCCCTTTcagaaatgtaattaaatttatctaattaattttatttaagaggACATTATACAGATATGTTTGTCTCTGttttacaagtgcataacataacaaattttacgctgagcagatcatgtttagctctgttagttaATACATCAGAGTGAATATatgtcttataaaatttaaaggttagattattatttagtgcaCCTTATatgctttttatattatacaaattcataaaactataatgtatattaagtatttcaaaactttaaattgtttgtacatcttaaaatgatcataactcactttaaaattaaaatataatataatatatatgttttaattttataaatttgtttaatataaaaatcatataaggtgcactaaataataatctgacctttaaattttaaaagaggTTTATTCACTCTGATGTATAAATGAACAGAGCTAAACGTCATCTGTTAAGCGTGCATGTcatatattaaagatatatataccacatataaaaatgatatgagCAAGGTAATTTGCAAAATTTTTCTAtgcatttaataacaatatattataataacatttacattCCTTAACATACATCttcattaacaatttaaaatagcatCTTAATATATGCCTgttatatatctaaaaaaaaatgttcttatctaTTAAGAGTAAACTCATCAGTCAAGTAAAACCACGCTCAGGTGAAATAAGTGGAAGAAATTAACCTTTCTGCTATTGCTAGCGTCAATGGGATGCGCTAAACGTATATCTTCTCTTGTGGAAccgagtattttatattttttttctaaattcatCGTGATCATATCTGTATTTTTTTAGCActgtatgtaataatttatgtagacTTTTTGGTAGTATGTTTTAACAGACcaaatgtaaatatttcttAGTATGCACATGCCTCAAAATAGAAACATGACATCGGAATTAACTGATTTTATTCAGTGAAAAATGAagcttattattttatctgatcTACAAGTTGATATTACTATTTCTTCTTGATAAATCTAGATCTAATTGatataattcaacttaaaattTCTATCTATTTTGCCATTCGGGTTCTATATTAATGATCCATCTGgcttaagtaattaaaaataatttcatattcattattttatttaatagaacaTTTAAATGATAGGTAATTATTGCAAGTTACCTTCATCTCTGGCCtttatatgtacaaaatatgacatttaaatcactaataacaaataacttaaattgttttctttaatatatCCCATACATATCAACAAATCTGTGTTGTAAAAGTTAATTTCAGAAATGTGAATAGTAGATATATATGCTGAAATATCTATTTACGGATAACATTTAATACAgactaatatattaaacaatacaattatgaggattgtacataataatatatataacaaaaaaaatcagtttgaaAAGTTATTACAGAACTAATACCAATTATATCACAGACAGTGATGACTGATGATTTTGGATTTGAGTATGTCAGAACCTAATATATGCTATGATAATGAAACCCAGAAAcacccaaaaaaatattcacatatAATATGGACtttcaatagtattattaatttttttcatttgtttataattattaaaatacactatattatacagtaatactaatatataaaataaagtaccacctatattaatatttctaaaatgttaattaagtacctatatcacaattttttcttaaatgttttcaatagtGTAAATACAAATCTGTTGATGGAAATTTCaccgtatttatataaaaaaaaaaataaacacacgcTTACACTCTTCAGATAACAAAGTTTTTgctttatacatattttatttaatataacatactacataggttcagcaaattaaattattattcatcacaCAGTGACATacaatttagatatattatctgTTTTGAACATAGcaagaaattattatgaatttattactcttaaattttaataattactttcaTATTTTCAATAGCTATTCAAATGATGAACAATTCAATGGAGTTTGATTTGcaagaaataattgaaaatcatCAAAGCAGTCAAGAAAGCATTGGAGAAAATGAAAAAGATGAATTTACTACGTACTCTGATATCGACCTTGatgatattgtttaaaaactacTTGATATGTAATTTATCAGGGATAACAaaggtaattaaaatactataaaatagtatcatcactcttttattcaatattatactttaaaattttctttaatttactGTTTAAAGTCTATTAACACATTGACTACCATGTGACTGCCGGCTGTCACCTGTAAttctcaaatttatattattttccgacTGCCGTGTCGCATTACTACCACTTCACGTCATGATATCCGTTGACCATaaattaatatggttttatattattcacttttCCATGGCTCTACAATAATCAAtgtatataaaatctaaataccaCCCACTCACTACttctcaaaaactacaaaacaaaataacatttggaATAATGGTTTCTCTAATGCTTTAGCTGCGCATTAAGAAAGTATTTTCCaatattcacattttaataGGTGGCCACACAGAGATTTTGAGAttcattgtttttgtttataaacatttaccattggtttttttcaaatacaatagtACATACAAATTTGGATTGacatggaaatataatatacatagcgcaccaataataaatattgtgtgacCACCAGAGGTCCCATTGTAGTCAATGtggtataactaataatacatttatcagctttatgtttataatttttaagtcagGATTTGATGTAATATACAGCTTTATACAGCTGTTATAAAACTATGATGATGAACATTGTACTATATAAActtataggatataatatatttaa from the Acyrthosiphon pisum isolate AL4f chromosome X, pea_aphid_22Mar2018_4r6ur, whole genome shotgun sequence genome contains:
- the LOC100573355 gene encoding uncharacterized protein LOC100573355; its protein translation is MNTVRSCLATTVAIGWWAADAVVCCKSSSVATVGEDVVASCQDKNRTFHMVEAIGGGTCDDNRTAMPVSLIRTASFKPSLEFNHRYTTLLLDDAKTFSNFAKKKNVDADDVKIAIQLAQDGIFCRPPPRDMLMTASREVNKIPLPPVRPASGLRIPQDRSTFLQTNYRLKNDLYSEGNMRKDTKTTAAEMLEASRKLQTEDNPFQKSIQMMNNSMEFDLQEIIENHQSSQESIGENEKDEFTTYSDIDLDDIV